Part of the Molothrus aeneus isolate 106 chromosome 8, BPBGC_Maene_1.0, whole genome shotgun sequence genome is shown below.
AATGCTATCCTCTTTAGTTAGCTGGCTTATTAGGGACACAGAACCTATATGCTGGCTGCCTGTATGTCTTACTTCACCTGATGAAAATAGCAACTTGTCCTATTGAAGGCTCTTAGTAAAAATAAACATGAGGGAGGATGGAttgggagagagaggaaaaggtcTCATATTACAACACCTTTGCTAGAGAATATAAATAAGCGAGACTTCAGGTAAAAACCAACCTCTGTTTCAGTTCATTCAGAACAGGAATGAACACAGacaggaagcagagctgcacagtTTTGTGGTTTGTGTAGTATTTCTTGAGGGAATACATGGGAATAATGTAGGAACATACAAGTCTGTGTATATGGGTGTGGGCTCATACAAATGCATCTACATGCACATACACATATACAGaatgtgtgcatatatatttgTAGTATATGACATAGTAAATTATGTAGTATATAATCTTTAGTAAATATACATGCATATTTAGATAgctacatttttattaaatatgtaCAACTAATAAAAGATTAGTAGCTCCTACAGTCATGTATCATGAGGAAAGAGCTGCTTCTTAAAATCCACAAGAACGATAATTGTATAAAAATGAGGCCatgctccttttctttttgactGATATCCTGCATGAAGCAGCTCTTCTTATGCTGGTCAGATGTGCCTAGATGCACAGGATGATTGAGATCATTTGGATTACAGCCACCACAATAACTGTGGTGCTCTAAAGGGGCTGGGTTGCTGTGGTGACTGTGATGGCCTGCAGACCTATGTAAGTAGAATAGTACAgcataaatttttaattaaaaaaaaaaaaaaaactaagaagaagaaaaagctttgcTTACCATTAAATGCCCTTAAAAGTTTGAGTGCATAGGTCCACCAgacagctggggaagggctggctTGCACAAAGCAGGTCAGGGTGATGTTTAACCCTGCTGGGACTGTCAGGTTGGTCTCGAGGGCTGAGGTCAGGGGCTTCGTGCAGCTGTTAAGCTCCACTTCGTGAAAAAACTTCCCTGTCCTGAATTTTGGGCCTGAGCAAGTTAAATAGGAATTCATCAGGATAATAGGTGGGCCCACAGACTTGATAAACTGGACAAATCCGCGCAGGCGGCAGTCGCAAATCCAGGGGTTGTCATGGAGGGCCAGCACGGCGTTGGAAATTGCTTCCAGCGGCCCCTCCGTGCTCTGGCTTCTCTGGTACACGGGCCAGTTGTAGAAGACATCCCTGGATATGATGGTAAGCTGATTGGAGGATAGATCTAAGTAGGTCAGGTTGGGCAGATAGCGTAGTGCGTGTTCTGGAAGGACGTCCAGGCGGTTGTGCTTCAGATCCAGGATCTTCAGAGTCGGGGTGTCTTGAAATGCTGTCCATGGTACTGAACTTAATTTGTTCCCTTGCAAGCGCAGCTCCTTCAGAGCTGGCAGATATTCCAGGCTCTTGATGTGCATCACTGTGATGTTGTTAAAATTGAGCCACAGATACTCCAAGGCACTGACGTTCTCAAAAGACCCACGGGGCAGTTCTGTTAGGTGAGAATTTTCTATTCTAATTTTCCGGATGTCCTGAGGGATGTTTGCAGGGATCTGCCTCAGCAGTGCAGACATGCAGAGCAAACTCCTAGGGAGGAAACCAGAAAATTTTTCAGGTCACAGACCACATTTGAAGCCAATAAACCAGTTCCCTATGCAGGTCTACAAGCACTTGAATAATTATAAGGTATTGTATGTAGGGCATGCATAAGCCATCCATCcagccatccatccatccctggggtTTACACCAATTTTGCTATAAAGGATgcaattaaataataaaaatggcTATGTTTGTAGCTACATATCTCAGGGAAATAAGAGAAATCTCATTCTATGCTCAAGACAGCACAGTTTGAGTATTAGAGGTGGCACTCCATACATCAATCTGCTTGGTTTTGGTGCTCACATCATCAGCAAGTTCCTACTGGGGCTGTCTGAGCCACTTCACTGGTGCTACAACAGGGTAACAGTGTTCTTACCTTCCAAAGCTGTCCTGAGAACAAGAGCATCCTGTGATGCAAGATGAAACAGATGGGTTTATCTTGTGGAAGgccagaagaagaagaaaaatatgacaGACAGGGTCCATATTCTCCTTTAAGAAAGCACTGTGCAGGGGTTTGCACCAAACACGCCAAGAGCCTCCAAGAAGCAAATCCTATTAGCTGTAATCTTCCTTGACGCAGAAATAAATCCTGCTGGGGACCCAACCCTAAGGAAGACATGTAGTGTGGTCCTCAGTCTGTGTCCAAGTGCTAAAATCCACCCCCAGGATCACTCTTGGCATTTCTCCTCCAGCTGAGGGGATTCTGGCAGACATATTTATTTGGTTGGGAATATGAAGATGGAGCCAAAATCACTTCTTTTGCCAAGCCCTTGCAAGTAATTAACCAggccaaatttattttcttttttttttttttaatttcacaggGTCTGTCTCTGTCTCCTATATTTTAATGGCTTTTATCAAGGCAGAAAGCCACAGGAAGGGCCAGACTTCAGCTGTAATTTCCATAGTGCCCCATTTCATAGTCCATcctcccccaaaccctgcctggTGGGTTCTGCTCATGGTGAGCATGAAGCCTGCTCTACAAACTAGGATCTTACAGCGTGGAAACATAAACATGGCACCTTTTTCCTCTGAAACGTAGCTGTGGCCAGTCCATGGGGGGTTTATCTGACAAGAGTCTCTAGGAAGTCAATTTCTTTTGtataaatacaaattttcagtgctgttcTCTGGCTTCCCTCATAAGACACGTGCCGACTGCCTTTCAGTCATCTTGAAAAACTAAGCCATTCTGAGAAGGGATTTTGAGTAACCAAATGTATTGATCTCTTTTAAGCCAAAATAGCAGGTTTCAGTTGTGCTTTCCAAGGGGTTCTGCGTTCTCCTGAGGCCATCTAGTGTGGATGGGCTTCACTACAGCCGGCACAGGAGCACTCTTGGGAAAAGGGCTGCACCTCACTGCCCTTCTGTGTGATGCTGGGGCACAAAGCAAGATTAGCCTGAACCTGCTTAACCTCTAACCTCTGGGACGAGGATAGAAAAGTATTTAAAGTGTGGCAGCTTAGAGCTATATATGTGGCTCTaagggctgtgctgctttcaCCCTACAGAAAACACAGGCTTGATTCTGCAGTGTTtaaatcaacaggagcttttatTTCATGATTTCATGGCAAATCAGCAAAATAGACTGGTGGGGAAACTTCAGGGGACTGATATACTGTGTCTGTCCCCCATGTACAGGGAACAGGCCACAAGGAATGGGCCTGTGGGGATGCTATTGCTGGCAGTGCCTCACATCTAACCACAAGCATAGGGGTTTTTTACGGTTTggatttttcagctgaaatgttCCTTATTTGTCCATGGTGCAGTATTTGATTTTTCAACAAGTACCCTGTATTCAAACCTGTCAgtgagctgggaaggggaaaggcTGCTGGTCTGTAGCACAGCAGGTGCAGCAGCTGAAAATCCCCCACTGGGGGGGTGGTGGCTGCTGAGGAGTTTCTtggtgaagctgctgctgttgtgctgggggtggcagcactgcagccctgtcACCTGAGGCACAGACTCCTTGTGCACTTTCCATGTCACCAAACAGAGGGGATGCCcgtcagcagggctgctgcctaAACTGAGGATGTGCAGGAGCAACAGTGGCAGCTGCTATGGGACAATGTGTCCTTCCCCATCATCCATCAGCCACTGAGGCAGAGGGACTCAGGGACCCCCTCTCCCACCCAAATGCAAATGCCACAGTCACAGGTGCCTTTGGTCTGCcatgaaaatattccctgaTAAAACAATTAGAATTTCTATTATGATAATAGTTTTATACATTTACACtttacaataataataaatataatttcacaataataaaatagtacaaaatattaaataaaatactaaataataaaataattcattatattatattatattatattatattatattatattatattatattatattatattatattatattatattatattatattatattttaccaaaatatataatataatataaatcatATCATATATAATGATGCcataattatataattttattataatgaaataatattattttaccCTTTACAACAGTAACAAACTATTTATGATGTAGTTAGTTAGAAAACTCCTGGGTGTCAGGAGCACATCCTGGAGTTTGCTCATGTGtgagctgcagggcctgggaaCAGAAAGCTTTCAGCAGAGGTAGAAGCAGATCAGTGCCCTGGTGAATCCCTTGCAGGGATTCACCACTTCTAAGGCCCAAAACTTCCTTTGCTTAAAGGGAAGAGCCCTTCCTTGCCACCTTCCCACCCCTCCTCCATGGCCCATGGGGAGGGTCTTACAGTATGTGGCAGCTAAGTCACGTCTTCAAAAAATCTTTCATGAAAAGTGAAGTGTTATTTATTTACAGGTTTATAAACTACTGGAGTTTATAAACCTGTAAATAAATGTACGTCTTCAGGCAACAGAAGGTGCACAATGCCCAGTGTCCTGGGATGCAGGAAGCAAAATGATATCCAGGGTTCTCTGTTAGAAATaccttattttaaataaatgaattgcttaacagaaaaaaacaataaagaagaattgcagttgttttccttttccccgTGAGAATTCCTGCCAGTCCAACCTATCTTCTAAAGGGCTGGAAAATGGCCTTTCAAAGAGTGGTATTCAGTACCATGGGCCAATGCTCTGGCTGTGTGCAGGCTGATATTTATTTGCTGCTTGAGAGGCCATTTATCTAAATATTTCTCAACCCCAAGTGTACTCAGCAGGTTCAGTATTAACCTGAGAGTCCAGTGGTGAATCACTTACCAAAGCTGGATGAATTAGGGtagagagaaagggaaggagaagagggggagggggaagtaAGGGAAATAAATCCCCCAGTGTTAGCCACAGTCATTATGCTTATGTTCCCTACTGGACTGggattttgctgcctttttaaTTCAGCCCAGTTTATGCCTGCTTGTAAATGTAATGGTCACTGTTGTGACAGCAGATGTCCACTCAGTTCAGCTGCTCTTTAACATCATGTGGCATCCTGGCTGAAGCCAAGATGCAGAACAAGCTGTCTAAAACTCAAGCTGTCAAAATAAATCTCCACAGAGACAGTGTCTGTGGGAAATGGAGTTTAAGAGACTGCGCTGATTGCCAAAGCAAATGCCAAGAGATGACCCACTGTGTGCCAGGGAGTCAAACTCCATCTTGAAATGACATTTCTTCTTGTAAGAAATCAAGTCTGGGCTGATGCTTTTCAATTAGTCCCTCTGCCACGGCTTTCAGTGTTAGAAATCACTGCTGGGCAGGACACGAGCATTGAGGGCTACAGTTGGGTGTTTCAGACAGTGCATGTATCAAAGTGTCTAAAAATGAATTGACATAATACGGTTTAGTGGGCATGGCAATATCTTGTCCAAGCTTGTTAAGAGGGAGTGCAATAGCAGATGTTTGCTTTGGTTCTTACAGCATATCTTGAGAATTGACTTTAATCAAGAAATGAATGGTTTCCTCCTTACCTGGAGGTAAGGATGAAACTAGGTGCCTAACAGCCCTTCCATGACAAACAGAAAATCCAGTGATGTACATCTTTACATGTCTGATACTTTAGAAAAACTGACTCAGAGCATTAAAATCACATCAGCTTCCTTCATGGTTTGACATTTCCCTCATAATTTAGCAAGTACAGGGTTTCTCCTCTGATCAATGCCAGACAAGACAGAGCTTGTGCAAGTTTGTCCCTATTGCCTATTGTGTATAAACCACCAGTGCAGGAGAGAAAGGCTTGTcttgaacagcagcagctgagatgaTAATCTGCAGTGCCTCAGCTATGAGACAGTGAGAGAGGGCACAGGAATGAGAGAAGGCACGTTTATTCTATTTGGGATCACTATTTATTGAAAGTACAAAAAGAATCCAGTTGAGTCTGTAAAATTGAGCACATCCACAGGGAATGTCCCAGGATGATCCCTCGATGGAGCACAAGCAAAGAGGGCTGGTGCTGGCCCAGCTGGTGCCTCCTCCAGCTCACAGAGCAAGGCTCCAGCAGGGGAGGGCTGCTCCTCACCCGGGC
Proteins encoded:
- the LRIT2 gene encoding leucine-rich repeat, immunoglobulin-like domain and transmembrane domain-containing protein 2, which produces MDPVCHIFLLLLAFHKINPSVSSCITGCSCSQDSFGRSLLCMSALLRQIPANIPQDIRKIRIENSHLTELPRGSFENVSALEYLWLNFNNITVMHIKSLEYLPALKELRLQGNKLSSVPWTAFQDTPTLKILDLKHNRLDVLPEHALRYLPNLTYLDLSSNQLTIISRDVFYNWPVYQRSQSTEGPLEAISNAVLALHDNPWICDCRLRGFVQFIKSVGPPIILMNSYLTCSGPKFRTGKFFHEVELNSCTKPLTSALETNLTVPAGLNITLTCFVQASPSPAVWWTYALKLLRAFNVSTEPISEDTVRSELLIPAARPADAGNYTCTAANFLGNASVAINLRVVAPWASTTPRGWAPAAPAEPGAHVEVRIAKQTVYGITLEWFAAAAAAAEPGETWYTLLVGRYDAAQKDTIYIGPGVNTYSVTDLLPATKYEVCVAVRNQAPRKGQCVVFVTGSDVSQMEQREKLIHIVVIVCAMVLAVPAGMYACTAEALPGCLARCPSACPRRRRGGPAQAAGSKESTLDSLPAGSEDGLCRPDGGARRPADRAEPGKARPPHRNSADLY